In the Symmachiella macrocystis genome, TGTTCCCGTGCGATAATCCCACAGTCGAACAACACCGTCGCGACTGCCCGAGATCAATGTGCGATGATCGGGCGAAAAGACCAGCGATGTGACGTAATCGTTGTGCGGCAGCGAAACGGTTTTTGTACCGGTGGCGAGCTCCCAACAGGTCACCGCTGAGCAGTGCTGGGCATTGCGTTGATCGATGGTCCCACAGCCGGCAGCGATCGTTTCTCCATCGGGCGAAAACGCGACCGTGGAAACCGAACGCGCAGTCCCATCGAGTTGGAGCGTGGAGGTGCAACGTGCCGTTTCGACGTCCCACAGTTTCACCGTCCCATCCCAACTCCCCGTCGCCACTGACCAACCGTTGGGAGAAAACGCGACCGTTTTGACGTCGTCGGTGTGCCCTTCGAGCACCACCGGATTTTCTAAGCCGGGTAAATCCCACAATATCGCTTGCGTACCGTAACTGACCGTTGCCAGTCGCTTGCCGTCAGGCGAAATGGCCAACGACTGCACTAACCAATCTTGTGTGACAGCAGTAAGTTGTTTTTTGTTTTGCCAATCCCACACCTGAATCACCCCCGCCCGTTGGCCTTGCACACCGCCGCCGGTGACGGCCAATTTGCCATCGGGTGAAAACGCCACTGCCCAAAATCGGGCAGCGGACTCGATGGCTGCCATTTCGGTCCGTACGTCCATGTCCCAGAACTTCAACTCACCATATTCGCGTAACTGTTTGGTTTCGGGATCTAGGTGGAAATCGCCGCTGCCCGAGGCCAACGTCTTGCCGCCGGGGGCGAATGCCAATGTGAATACCTCGTGCGAATGCCCGCGCAAGACTCCACAGCCTTGCTCGCTGGATTGCACGAATAACGTCGCCGCAATGGCAGCCACTACGCCACAAATTGACAGTTGTTTCCACATGGCGGGGATCTTATCCCGAATCCGATTTTTTCGCGAGATCTCTTGATATTGGTCTTGCAAACCACAACAACCCGGTTAAGCTTAGCCAAGTAAGCTTAGCAAGACTGCCATCCAGGAGAGGACCATCGGCATGGTCGACCATCGAACACCTACGGAGCGGGAACTGGAAATCCTTAAAATCCTTTGGGTCCGCGGCGAAGCGACCGTCCGCGCGGTTTACGAGGAGATGAGCCGGTCGGCTCCCATCGTGCAAAACACCGTCCAGGCGTTTTTGCGGACGATGGAAGAGAAGCAACTCGTCACCCATCGCGTCGCAGGCCGCTCGTTCATTTACCGCCCGCTGGTCAAACGCGACCAGACAAATCGCAACTTGGCGACCAATCTGCTGGACCGTGTCTTCGACGGTGCCATCGACCAGATGGTGCAATCGGTCATCTCCGCCCAGCAGCCGACCACAGCGGAAATCGCTCGCTTGGAAGAGTTGCTGCAGACGGCCAAACAAAACGCCAACCAGAATTCGCTGAAAGGGGAACGATCGTGAACGAGACCTTGCATTTTCTGGAGAGCCACGGCGGCATGTTGATCACCGGTGCATCGGCGTTATTGGTTGTCGGCGGCGTAGCCCTCTTGCTGCATCGCGCGCCGATCAATCGGCAACGCGCCGGCGAATTGACAATTGTGGCGGTCATGGCCTGGATGCTCATCGCCTGCATTCCCTTGCCGCGCTTCTCGACGAACGAATTGCTCCCGCAAACACCAGTGCCGCCGGTTGCGACACAAATTCTAGATCAAGTTCCGATTGCCGCCCCCCCCGTCCCGGAAGCCATCGCGCAAGACCGATTGGCCGAGGAGGACGCTCGGATTCATGAAACAGCGGAGATTCTTGAGCAGTTGGCGCAGCTCGATGCCGAACAGCCGGTGCTTCCCCTGGTCGACGGCGATCTCCCGCTGAACGATTCACCACCAACATTCGAGGCAAACGTTGCCGTCGTGGCGACACCGATGATTGCACCATCATCCCCCGGCGCGGCGCTCGCGGCCGAAGGGTTTTCGTGGCGGCAAATCGTTGCAGCTCTCTATCTGGGCGGCGCGGCACTTTGTATTGCATGGGTTGTGCTGGGATGGTTGCTGTTGTTTCGCCTCACACGGCAAGCAATTTCGCCGCACGGCTGGTTGCGGGATCTGTATACCTCACTATCTAGCGACCCGCTGCCGCGTTTGTTGGTTTCCTCAAAATGCCGCCGCGCGTTTTCGTGCGGATGGTGGCGGCCGACAATAGTGTTGCCGTTGGAATGTTGTGAGGAAAGCCGCGCGGACCAATTGCGGCAGATTCTGCTGCACGAATTGGCCCACCTTCAGCAGGGAGACCAACGGGGCCGCGTGCTATTCAACATCGCCCTGCCCTTGCTGTACGTCCATCCGCTGTACTGGTGGATCCGCAGCCGCACCTATTTAGCCGCTGAACTGGTCGCCGACGATTGGGCAGCGGGCCATTCGTCCACGACCGCCTATGCGGGAGAACTGATCGCTTTAGTCAAAGAACAAGGTCGGCGGGGGATGGCCCACGTCGGAACGGTTGGAATATTTAGCTCGCCCACCCAATTTTACAGGAGAATGGAAATGCTCGTCCGTCGCCAAACCCCACTCATGACCACCTGCACCCGCCGCTGGAGATTGCTCACCACACTGACCGCCGCCGCGGCGGTGATCCTACTCAGCAGTACGCTGGGGGTGCGCCTGGTTCAAGCGGAACCGGATGACGGTGACAAGCCATCTGAGACGGTCGAAGCGGCCCCGGAGACCCAAGCCAAACCGGCAAATCCCCAAACGCCGGTCACTGTGGATGCCCCGGACGTCGGCGAGAAGCAATCCGAAACCGTCGAAGCGACTCCGGATACAGATACCACTCCAGCCAAACACGTAGACGACCGCGTACGCAAAGTTTTCGGTGTTAGTGGGCGCACAGAGGACGATGACGATGAATCCTCCGGAAGATCAAACCGTCGGATTTCGTTTGGCGGAGGACGAGTTTCAAGTCAACGGACCCCCGAATTCCTTTTGTCACTTATCAAATCGAAATACCGTGACGTCTTAATCATGCGGCTGCAATTGATCAACCGACGAGCGACGGACAAGGAAAAGGAAATCCGCAAGTTGCTGACCGACGAAAACATTTCGGATATCGTTCTGATCGAGCGACTTTACAAAAACGTCCTCAACCGACCCGTCGATGATGCGGAGATGGCAATTGTCCAAAAAATCCTGATGCTTTCCGATAATCGCGGCGACTCGATTCGCAGCATGTTCGAATCGATGGGCAAACTCGACGAAGCAGTGTCTGCCGCATTAACAGTCTTGGAGTTGGAGCCACAATTGGCAAAGATGGAAACTGAACTTCGTGAGTTAATAGAACAAGTCGATACTATCACCGCCGACTTTAACCCAGACGAGGAAGCACCGGATACTGTCCGAAAAAAAATAAAACTCTCTAATCGCTCAGGTGAGGAGGTGAAATCGTGGGGGGATGTGTGGCGAATTTTGAACGAACAAAACGATTCGCTGGCAGTAAGAACAAATGACCTGAAAAAAGAATTCAACGAACTCGCCAAGCTCGACCAGGAACTCCAAAAGCAACGTAGCACCTCAAATTTGTCGAGGTATTGGTACGGGACGCCAAAAACCCCATCTCGAACCGGAAAACCGGCCGCAGATGATAGTTGGTACGCCCAAACGCAGAAGCCACAAACCGGCGCCACGCCGCCCAAACAGAGGACCCGCACCGTGATCAAACGCGTGCCGGTTAGGGTCGCACGCACAACACCTGACGGACGGACGGTCTACGAGACCCGCATTGTTGAAAAGGAAGTCGTCGTGCCGGAAAAGGACACTTATCCACAAGACCCGCAGGTCCCCACTGATAATCCCAAAAACGTGCAACCGTATGCACCGTCACAGTCAGATGCACCGACATACAATGCTCCCCGCCCTTCGGCGCGGCAGACACCTGTACCGATTCCTCGCACTCCCCAAGTACCCACAACGCAAAAGAAAATCGAACCAATCCCCGACAGCCGGCTGCCCTCCACGCATCACGATGTGATCAAACTGGCGACCGATTATTCTCAAACGCACAGCGAACTTGACTCGGCTAAACGCACCTATGAACGCGTTCAAAAGCTCAATGAGAAGGGTGTCGTCTCACAAGCGGAGTATGAGAAAGCCGCCGAAAAACTGGCCTCGATGCGGGAACGCTTAAAAACAATGCAGACCATCGCTGAAATTCTGCGAGAGTCGCTGGAGGCGGAGTTGAACGCTTTGAAACTTGAAATGAATCAGGCGGACAAGACTAAGGATGAAGTCCGCAAAGCACAACTCCACACGCGTTTCACGCGGGTCTCCGGCAATCTCAGGATCCTCAAAACCATGAAATAACGACGGAGGAGTGAATGGACCGGCATACTCACATCGCTTGGGTGCGAGGTTGGGAGGCCCGCGCACTATAAAGGCGGGGAGTGGCCGGTGGCCAGAAAAGAGTGGGGGGAAGCTAGGGTTGGGGGCTCGTTTGATTTTGTCTGCGAGCCTCACGCCTGTTCCCTCATGCCTACGTTGGGAGACCTACGGTCGGCTGGGTGCGGGGTCAGGAGACCCGCGCACAACCTTGGGTTGGTTCAGCCCAATAGCGGCTCGATGACCCGGCCAGCGACGTCGGTTAAACGATAGCGGCGGCCTTGGAATTTGAACGTCAACCGCTCGTGGTCGACTCCCATCAAATGCAAAATCGTTGCGTGCAAATCATGGATGTCACGGGGGTCTTCGACGGCGTGGTATCCCAAATCGTCGGTTTTGCCTACCGTCACCCCCCCTTTCACGCCCCCGCCGGCCAGCCACATGGTGAAGGCGTCCTTGTGGTGGTCGCGGCCCGGTTTTTTGTTCACGTCCCCTTGCAACATCGGCGTGCGACCAAATTCGCCGCCCCATACGATTAACGTTTCATCTAACAAGCCCCGCTGTCGTAAATCGCGAATCATAGCGGCAATGGGTTGATCGACCTGTTGGCATTTGTTCCGCAGAGCTGCGGCGACGTTGCCGTGGTGGTCCCAGCCTTGATCATACAACTCCACCACCCGCACGCCCCGTTCGACCAGCCGCCGCGCCAATAAACAGTTGTTCGCAAAACTCGGCGCACCCGGTTTGATGCCGTAACTTTCCTGAATGTGTTTTGGTTCGCCGGTGATGTCCATCAGCTCCGGAACGCTGGTTTGCATACGAAATGCCATTTCGTACGATGCGATCCGCGTAGCGATTTCCGGATCGCCCGTTTCGGCCAATTGCAATTCGTTGAGGCGACGAATGTCGTCCACAATCCGCCGCCGCGCTGCTGTGTCAATTCCCTCGGGATTGGAGACAAACAACACCGGGTCGCCCTTGGTGCGAAACTGCACGCCTTGATGCACCGACGGCAAAAATCCGCTCCCCCACAGCGACGTCCCACCGCCGGGCGTGAGCCCCGTGACCAACACCACAAACGCCGGCAATTCGCTGCTCTCGCTCCCCAATCCGTACGTCAACCACGACCCCAGACTTGGCCGCCCCTGTTGGCCAAACCCGGTATGCAGATAGACCTGTGCCGGGCCATGATTGAACTCTTCCGTCTTCAAGGTTTTGATCACCGAGACTTCATCGGCCACGCTCCCCAAGTGCGGTAACAGTTCGGAAATCTCCAACCCCGACTCGCCCCATTTTTTGAATTTGAAATTACTGCCAAGCAGTTTGGGATCCTTTTGTAAAAACGCGAACCGCTGCCCTTCCAACAACTCCTGCGGACATTGCTGGCCGTGATGTTTACGCAACACCGGTTTGTCGTCGAACAATTCCAGCTGCGACGGCGCACCGACCATGTGCAGATAGATCAAGCTTTTCGCGGTTGCCGGAAAATGTGGCTGCGGGGTGGCCGGCGATTTTGCCTGTGCCTGTTCTTGTTCGAGCAAGCCGGAAAGCGCGATCGATCCAATACCAATCCCCGACCGCCGTAGGAACTCACGGCGACGCAGGGCTGTGGCGTAATGTTGGAATAGGTCGTGCATGCTCGAAAATATTTTGCCGTTAGCCCTTGGTGATGACTTCGTCCAGATTCAACAGAATGTTGGCAACATGCAGCCACGCAGCGAATTCGGCGGGATCGATTTTTTCGTCGGCAATCCAGCTGTCGGCCATCTTCTCAGCTGCGGCTGCATCTTGTTGATAACGGGCCAATTCCCGTTCATACCGCTCCGTAAGGATCGCCGTTTCCGCTGCATGGGGTCGACGACCGGTCGCTAGACGAAACGCGTAATCAACGCGCTGGGTGGGAGAAGCCTCCGGATGTTCAGTCAGCAACCGGCGCGACAGCGCCGCCGCTGCTTCGACAAACACCGGATCATTCATCAGCGTCAACGCTTGCAGCGGCGTATTAGAACGACTCCGCTGGACCACGCACGCTTCACGACTGGGAGCGTCGAAGTTGACGAAACTGGGATAGGGGACGGTTCGTCGCCAATAGACATACACGCCGCGGCGGTACAGATCTTCGCCCGTGCTGGTTTTCCACAAATTGCTCGTGCGGCCGATGTGATTCCAAATCCCCTCCGGTTGTCGTGGAAAGACCGGCGGACCATGCATCTTGTCGCTGAGCAATCCGGAGACCGCCAGCGCGTTGTCACGAATCAATTCCGCCCGCATGCGAAAACGTGGCCCCCGCGCGTACAGTCGATTGTACGGGTCCTGCTCTAACAGTGGGGGAGTGATTTTTGAGGCTTGACGATATGTGGCGGACGTAGCGATGAGGCGGTGCATCGCCTTCACTTTCCAACCGCTGTCCATGAATTCCGTTGCCAGCCAGTCAAGCAATTGCGAATGCGTGGGACGGCTGCCTTGCGTGCCAAAATCCTCGGGCGTATTGACCAGCCCCTGCCCGAAAAACTCCGCCCAAAACCGATTCACCGTCACGCGGGCGATGAGCGGATTGTCTTGATCCACCAACCAGCGGGCCAAGTCCAAACGGTTGGGTTCGGCGGAGGCCGTGAAGGGATGCAGCACCGACGGCGTGCCTGGTTGGACCGCTTCTCCGGGATTGAGAAAATCACCGCGATTGAAGACGTGTGTCATCCGCGGTTGATCCTGCTCTGCCATCACCAACGTCGTCTCCACCGCCAGTTCTGCGGATTGCGACTTCAATTCCTGCTGACGATCGGCCAGTTTTTGATAAGAGGCGAACTGCCGCAGGTAAAACTCCGTCAGTTGTTTTTGCTGTTTAGAATCCCGTTTCTCCGCAGCTAGGGTCAAGATCTCGCGAATGTTCTGTGGAAATTTATCCTCGCTAGACTCCAGGTGCGGCAGGTCGGTTTCCCAAGCCCCAAGGTTTTTGACGAGTTGCGATTTGAGGACCTTGAGCGATTCATTGGCCGCCTTCCATTCGGCTTCGATCAAACGTCGCTGTGCCGTTTTCTGTTGCGGTTCGGGCAGTTCCATTTTTGGGCCCACGAAGTCGCGATTGCGTTTGTCGACCTCGATCTCTGCCTCGGTATTGTTGAAAAACGCGAACAGCCGGTAATAGTCCGCTTGCGAGATCGGGTCATATTTGTGGTCGTGGCATTGAGCGCACTGGATTGTGATCCCCAACCACACCGTGCCGGTTGTGTTCACGCGATCAAAAACCGACAACACGCGTTGTTCCTCAACATCAGTCCCCGCCTCGACATTGGCCATCGTATTGCGATGAAACCCGCTGGCGATGCGTTGCGGCAGCGTCGCATTTGGGAGCAAGTCGCCGGCGATTTGTTCGATCGTGAATTGATCAAACGGCATATTGTCGTTCAGCGCGCGAATTACCCAATCTCGATACGACCATGCCTCACGCCGCCCGTCGCGTTGATACCCGTTGCTATCGGCGAACCGCGCCGCATCCAACCAGGGCAGCGCCCAACGCTCGCCGTATTGTGGCGACGCCAACAACCGGTCGACGACTTTGTCGTAAGCCTCGGGACTGTCGTCGGCCAAAAACGCATCGATCTCGGCAATTGTCGGCGGCAAGCCGATCAGATCCAGCGAAACGCGTCGCAGCAATTGTTCCTTGCTGGCCGCTGGCGAAGGCTGCAGGTTGTTCGCTTCTAATTTAGCCAACACAAACGCATCGATTGGATTGCGCGGCCAATCTTTGTCATTCCCCACCGGAGGTTCCAGGCGTTGCGGTTTTTCAAACGCCCAATGCTGAATCGTGCCGGAATCCGCATCGTCCGGCCAATCGGCGCCCTGGTCGATCCAGGCACGAATGGTCGCGACCTGCGCTGCGGTCAGCCGATCGGCGTCCAACGGCATGCGATCCCCTTGTTCGTCTCCGATGATTCGGGCCAGTAGCAAACTATCGTCGCTATTGCCGGGCTCGATCACTTTGCCGGAATCGCCGCCACGCAGGAAAAGCTGTTTCGTGTCGACGCTAAATTCCGCTTCCTGCACCTTCTCACCGTGACAGGCCATGCAATGTTCGGCAAAGATCGGCCGGACATCGCGGGCAAAGTCGATACGTGGCGACTGCGCTGCAACCGCATCGTCCCCCCAAGCCTGCCCCCCCATCGAGGAAGCGACCGTCAACAGCACGGCGAAACGTCGAAGACCGTTTGATGTGAACATGCGGTTTTCCCACGGCTAACATAACGTGGCGTCATGTTCCATTGGACCAGATTAGACGGCGACTTTCCAGGGCGGATTGGCCATCGGCGGCGAAGCGCGGTCAGCCTTCAACCCGCTCTATCACCGCCTGCCAAGCCGTCAAGCAATCCCCCACAGCGGCGACGTCGTGGACGCGAATGATATCGACCCCTTGTTGGGCTAAGGCAATCGCGACGCCGGCGGTGCCGTACACCCGCTCGTCGAGTGGTTTTCCCAGGACCTTGCCCAAAAACCGCTTGCGAGAATGCCCAATCAAGACCGGGTAACCCAATTCTCGAAACCGGCCGATGTGCGACAGGATCTGCAGGTTGTGCTCCGCCGTTTTGCCAAATCCAATTCCCGGATCCAACACGATTCGCTCGTTGGCAATCCCCACTGCGGCCAATTCCTCAAGCCGCGCGGTGAAGTGGTCGCAGATTTCAGCGATCACATTGTCGTAATGCGGATCGTTCTGCATGGTCTGGGGTGTTCCCTGAATGTGCATCACGATCACCCCGCAGTTTGACTCAGCACAGACCGCCGGCATTTGCGGGTCGAAGGTTAGTCCTGAGATGTCGTTGACGATTGTTGCGCCGGCATCGAGTGCTTGCCGGGCGACTTCCGCTTTGGTGGTATCGATTGAAATCGGGACCGAGACTTCGCCAGCCAGTCGTGAGACAACGGGGATCACGCGTCGCAATTCGTCTGCTGCGGAAACCGGTTCCGCACCGGGTCGTGTCGATTCGCCGCCAACATCCAGAAAGTCCGCGCCGGCCGCTGCGAGTTCCAACGCATGCCCGACAGCTGCATCGACGTCGCAAAACTGACCGCCATCGGAAAAGCTATCGGGGGTTGTGTTCACAATCCCCATCAATTTGGGGAAGCGCCCCAACGGGATCGGTGTCTCCCCCACCTGCCAAGCTATCTGTGACTGAGATGGAGCACGGGGATTAGACTTCACGTTTCGGGCGGCCTTTGAGAATCAACAGCATGTCGGCGGTGCGGCAAAAGACAATGGGAAATATTTCCCAGCACACATCATAGGCCTGCCTTCCCGCAGACGCGACTGTCCGGGTTCAAAGTGGGTGGAGCTGTAACGACTGTGAGGCGAGGACTTTTTGAATCATCTCGCGCTTTTCGGCACAATTAGTGCACGTGCGACCACCAGCCCCGACCGGGTGCCTAAGAAGTAAATTTGCTATATTTTCCCCAAAATGGCTGTTTGTCTTTGACATCCCAAGCCTTCTTCCCTATCTATATACGTAATACAAAACAACACATTGGAGCTTCCAGATGGTCTGGGGGCTTTCAAAAGATATGGCGAAGTAGCCATATCCTATATGTACATCCTGGTTGCCCGGAGCTTTGCATCCAAGGCAACCTACGCAAACATCCCTGTCTGTCCTGTTGGCGGGCTGGTGCGAACCCGAGTTGGGTTGGATTTTCGTGTTAGTGGTTTAGCAACTTTCCAATTTGAGTGAACTGCAGGAGGACTACGATGAGTCGCAAAGTTTTGGGATTGTCGGCCGTTTTCGCCATGCTGGCGGGACTGGCTCTGACGGGTGGAAATCAAGTCGAAGCCGGTTTGTTCGGTAGCCACAAAAAGAGCTGTGGATGCTACCAAGAACAAGGCTGCTTCAAGAAAGTCAAGCACAGCTGGTTTAAGAAAAAGCACCGTCGGAACCGCTGCTGTGGTCCGGTAGACACCTGCTGCGCCCCGTCCAGCTGCTGTGCTCCGGTCAGCTGCTGTGCTCCAGTTGAATATGCACCGGCCACTTGCTGTGCTCCGGCTCCGACCTGCGAGCCCGCTTGTGCCCCGGCCACTTGCTGTGCCCCGGCTGCCACTTGCTGTACCGCGGCGCCCAGCTGTGCAGGACCCTCGGCTGCTCCGCACGTCGAAGACGCTCCTCCGGCCCCGGCTCCGCCGGCCGAAGAAGCGCCGGCTCCCGCTCCGAAACCGGAAGCCTAATGTATTGATTTGAATTGCCGTTCTCTAACGAGCGGTGAAACTGCGACATGGAACCGGACTCAGATCATTCCGCCTCACCGCGAATGATCGAGTCCGGTTTTTTTGCGCACCGTGATCAATGCCTCCCCCCATTCCTGCGACGACAACGCCTCTGGGTCCCAGGTAGCGGATGAGGACAGCCTGTTGTATCTTGGAAGGTCGAACCAGAAAGTCCAAATCTACGTCCTGAAATAGGGAAACAAAATCGGCATGACCATTCGACACATGATCCTGACCATGTCTCTGCTGGGTGCTGTTTGGCTGGGGGCCGATCGTGTCCAAGCCGCCGAACCGCCGCGGCCTAACTTTGTCATTTTTATGACCGACGACCAACGCTTCGATGCGCTGAGCTGCGCTGGCAACACGATTCTGCAAACACCCAATATCGACCGCTTGGCCGCCGAAGGTTTGCGCTTCACAAATATGTTCGTCACCAATTCGCTCTGCGCACCGAGCCGCGCTACATTGTTGACCGGACAATACTCGCACACTCACGGCGTGCGCGATAACAAGAAAAAACAAATCCCCGCCACGACGGCCATC is a window encoding:
- a CDS encoding BlaI/MecI/CopY family transcriptional regulator; translation: MVDHRTPTERELEILKILWVRGEATVRAVYEEMSRSAPIVQNTVQAFLRTMEEKQLVTHRVAGRSFIYRPLVKRDQTNRNLATNLLDRVFDGAIDQMVQSVISAQQPTTAEIARLEELLQTAKQNANQNSLKGERS
- a CDS encoding M56 family metallopeptidase, whose protein sequence is MNETLHFLESHGGMLITGASALLVVGGVALLLHRAPINRQRAGELTIVAVMAWMLIACIPLPRFSTNELLPQTPVPPVATQILDQVPIAAPPVPEAIAQDRLAEEDARIHETAEILEQLAQLDAEQPVLPLVDGDLPLNDSPPTFEANVAVVATPMIAPSSPGAALAAEGFSWRQIVAALYLGGAALCIAWVVLGWLLLFRLTRQAISPHGWLRDLYTSLSSDPLPRLLVSSKCRRAFSCGWWRPTIVLPLECCEESRADQLRQILLHELAHLQQGDQRGRVLFNIALPLLYVHPLYWWIRSRTYLAAELVADDWAAGHSSTTAYAGELIALVKEQGRRGMAHVGTVGIFSSPTQFYRRMEMLVRRQTPLMTTCTRRWRLLTTLTAAAAVILLSSTLGVRLVQAEPDDGDKPSETVEAAPETQAKPANPQTPVTVDAPDVGEKQSETVEATPDTDTTPAKHVDDRVRKVFGVSGRTEDDDDESSGRSNRRISFGGGRVSSQRTPEFLLSLIKSKYRDVLIMRLQLINRRATDKEKEIRKLLTDENISDIVLIERLYKNVLNRPVDDAEMAIVQKILMLSDNRGDSIRSMFESMGKLDEAVSAALTVLELEPQLAKMETELRELIEQVDTITADFNPDEEAPDTVRKKIKLSNRSGEEVKSWGDVWRILNEQNDSLAVRTNDLKKEFNELAKLDQELQKQRSTSNLSRYWYGTPKTPSRTGKPAADDSWYAQTQKPQTGATPPKQRTRTVIKRVPVRVARTTPDGRTVYETRIVEKEVVVPEKDTYPQDPQVPTDNPKNVQPYAPSQSDAPTYNAPRPSARQTPVPIPRTPQVPTTQKKIEPIPDSRLPSTHHDVIKLATDYSQTHSELDSAKRTYERVQKLNEKGVVSQAEYEKAAEKLASMRERLKTMQTIAEILRESLEAELNALKLEMNQADKTKDEVRKAQLHTRFTRVSGNLRILKTMK
- the folP gene encoding dihydropteroate synthase, whose amino-acid sequence is MKSNPRAPSQSQIAWQVGETPIPLGRFPKLMGIVNTTPDSFSDGGQFCDVDAAVGHALELAAAGADFLDVGGESTRPGAEPVSAADELRRVIPVVSRLAGEVSVPISIDTTKAEVARQALDAGATIVNDISGLTFDPQMPAVCAESNCGVIVMHIQGTPQTMQNDPHYDNVIAEICDHFTARLEELAAVGIANERIVLDPGIGFGKTAEHNLQILSHIGRFRELGYPVLIGHSRKRFLGKVLGKPLDERVYGTAGVAIALAQQGVDIIRVHDVAAVGDCLTAWQAVIERVEG
- a CDS encoding WD40 repeat domain-containing protein, which translates into the protein MWKQLSICGVVAAIAATLFVQSSEQGCGVLRGHSHEVFTLAFAPGGKTLASGSGDFHLDPETKQLREYGELKFWDMDVRTEMAAIESAARFWAVAFSPDGKLAVTGGGVQGQRAGVIQVWDWQNKKQLTAVTQDWLVQSLAISPDGKRLATVSYGTQAILWDLPGLENPVVLEGHTDDVKTVAFSPNGWSVATGSWDGTVKLWDVETARCTSTLQLDGTARSVSTVAFSPDGETIAAGCGTIDQRNAQHCSAVTCWELATGTKTVSLPHNDYVTSLVFSPDHRTLISGSRDGVVRLWDYRTGTELRTISHAGPIGAIAISSDAKLLATAGRERECAIRLWNLERLVGEVRATAPVAMLTTGNSKRR
- a CDS encoding PSD1 and planctomycete cytochrome C domain-containing protein gives rise to the protein MFTSNGLRRFAVLLTVASSMGGQAWGDDAVAAQSPRIDFARDVRPIFAEHCMACHGEKVQEAEFSVDTKQLFLRGGDSGKVIEPGNSDDSLLLARIIGDEQGDRMPLDADRLTAAQVATIRAWIDQGADWPDDADSGTIQHWAFEKPQRLEPPVGNDKDWPRNPIDAFVLAKLEANNLQPSPAASKEQLLRRVSLDLIGLPPTIAEIDAFLADDSPEAYDKVVDRLLASPQYGERWALPWLDAARFADSNGYQRDGRREAWSYRDWVIRALNDNMPFDQFTIEQIAGDLLPNATLPQRIASGFHRNTMANVEAGTDVEEQRVLSVFDRVNTTGTVWLGITIQCAQCHDHKYDPISQADYYRLFAFFNNTEAEIEVDKRNRDFVGPKMELPEPQQKTAQRRLIEAEWKAANESLKVLKSQLVKNLGAWETDLPHLESSEDKFPQNIREILTLAAEKRDSKQQKQLTEFYLRQFASYQKLADRQQELKSQSAELAVETTLVMAEQDQPRMTHVFNRGDFLNPGEAVQPGTPSVLHPFTASAEPNRLDLARWLVDQDNPLIARVTVNRFWAEFFGQGLVNTPEDFGTQGSRPTHSQLLDWLATEFMDSGWKVKAMHRLIATSATYRQASKITPPLLEQDPYNRLYARGPRFRMRAELIRDNALAVSGLLSDKMHGPPVFPRQPEGIWNHIGRTSNLWKTSTGEDLYRRGVYVYWRRTVPYPSFVNFDAPSREACVVQRSRSNTPLQALTLMNDPVFVEAAAALSRRLLTEHPEASPTQRVDYAFRLATGRRPHAAETAILTERYERELARYQQDAAAAEKMADSWIADEKIDPAEFAAWLHVANILLNLDEVITKG
- a CDS encoding DUF1501 domain-containing protein, with protein sequence MHDLFQHYATALRRREFLRRSGIGIGSIALSGLLEQEQAQAKSPATPQPHFPATAKSLIYLHMVGAPSQLELFDDKPVLRKHHGQQCPQELLEGQRFAFLQKDPKLLGSNFKFKKWGESGLEISELLPHLGSVADEVSVIKTLKTEEFNHGPAQVYLHTGFGQQGRPSLGSWLTYGLGSESSELPAFVVLVTGLTPGGGTSLWGSGFLPSVHQGVQFRTKGDPVLFVSNPEGIDTAARRRIVDDIRRLNELQLAETGDPEIATRIASYEMAFRMQTSVPELMDITGEPKHIQESYGIKPGAPSFANNCLLARRLVERGVRVVELYDQGWDHHGNVAAALRNKCQQVDQPIAAMIRDLRQRGLLDETLIVWGGEFGRTPMLQGDVNKKPGRDHHKDAFTMWLAGGGVKGGVTVGKTDDLGYHAVEDPRDIHDLHATILHLMGVDHERLTFKFQGRRYRLTDVAGRVIEPLLG